One genomic window of Stigmatella ashevillena includes the following:
- the ccsA gene encoding cytochrome c biogenesis protein CcsA produces MGKFFRIALPPIALGLLVWGHYNGLAVAPPDREMGDVQRIMYAHVPAVWIAMVALTLNFICSVTYLFKPSWKTDALAEASAEVGLLFGAVGVLLGAIWGRPTWGVYWTWDPRLTTAAILLVAYMGYMALRRFVEDAEKRAVWSAVVGIIAAVDLPIIWFSVKWWRSLHQVQSSPKTVDPAMVFPLRISAFAFLAFMIVFLIYRYRIALHERQAEVALPDALPTDDPASRRSAGVA; encoded by the coding sequence ATGGGTAAGTTCTTCCGAATCGCGCTGCCCCCCATCGCCCTGGGCCTGCTGGTCTGGGGCCACTACAACGGTCTGGCGGTGGCGCCGCCCGACCGCGAGATGGGGGACGTGCAGCGCATCATGTATGCCCACGTGCCCGCGGTGTGGATCGCCATGGTGGCGCTGACCCTCAACTTCATCTGCTCGGTGACGTACCTCTTCAAGCCCAGCTGGAAGACGGACGCGCTGGCGGAGGCCTCCGCCGAGGTGGGCCTGCTGTTCGGCGCGGTGGGCGTGCTGCTGGGCGCCATCTGGGGACGGCCCACCTGGGGCGTGTACTGGACGTGGGATCCGCGCCTGACGACCGCCGCCATCTTGCTGGTGGCCTACATGGGCTACATGGCCCTGCGCCGCTTCGTGGAGGACGCGGAGAAGCGCGCGGTGTGGAGCGCCGTGGTGGGCATCATCGCCGCGGTGGACCTGCCCATCATCTGGTTCTCGGTGAAGTGGTGGCGAAGCCTGCACCAGGTGCAGTCCAGCCCCAAGACGGTGGACCCGGCCATGGTGTTTCCGCTGCGCATCAGCGCCTTTGCCTTCCTGGCCTTCATGATCGTCTTCCTCATCTACCGCTACCGCATCGCCCTGCACGAGCGGCAGGCGGAGGTGGCCCTCCCCGACGCCCTGCCCACGGATGATCCGGCCTCGCGCCGCAGCGCGGGGGTGGCATGA
- the ccmA gene encoding heme ABC exporter ATP-binding protein CcmA has product MDAPLAATSPALALHDVSKRYGRHWALARLTYALPARRSLLLTGHNGSGKTTLLRLVATALAPTAGRVEVLGRDAVAHRDAVRQDVALLSHTSFLYEDLTAHQNLLVLARLLGLSSPADAAETLLTRVGLTRRTQSPVRHFSAGMRKRLAIARLLMKTPTLALLDEPFGELDPSGIQAMEALIRELKASGTTVVLATHLIDQGLALCEERLHLQEGRAVPA; this is encoded by the coding sequence ATGGACGCCCCCCTTGCCGCCACGTCACCCGCGCTCGCCCTTCATGACGTGAGCAAGCGCTATGGACGCCACTGGGCCTTGGCGCGCCTCACCTACGCGCTGCCCGCGCGGCGCTCCTTGCTGCTCACCGGCCACAACGGCTCGGGGAAGACCACCTTGCTGCGGCTGGTGGCCACCGCCCTGGCGCCCACCGCGGGGCGTGTCGAAGTCCTGGGCCGGGACGCGGTGGCCCACCGAGACGCGGTGCGTCAGGACGTGGCCCTGCTGTCCCACACCAGCTTCCTTTATGAGGACCTCACGGCGCACCAGAACCTCCTGGTGCTGGCGCGGCTGCTGGGGCTGTCCTCTCCGGCGGATGCGGCGGAGACGCTGCTCACCCGGGTGGGGCTGACCCGGCGGACCCAGAGCCCGGTACGCCACTTCAGCGCGGGCATGCGCAAGCGCCTGGCCATCGCGCGGCTGCTGATGAAGACGCCCACCCTGGCGCTGCTCGACGAGCCCTTTGGCGAGCTGGACCCGTCCGGCATCCAGGCCATGGAGGCCCTCATTCGAGAGCTGAAGGCCTCGGGCACCACCGTGGTGCTGGCCACCCACCTCATCGACCAGGGCCTGGCCCTGTGCGAGGAGCGCCTGCACCTCCAAGAAGGCCGGGCGGTGCCCGCGTGA
- a CDS encoding cytochrome c maturation protein CcmE, producing MTPLVRNRLIAVAALLVAGAGLAFVAFGNIGENLVYYWSPAEMVSQGERAYGPTIRLGGVVKPGSIEWNEAHTTLQFRVASDHTPESVSVLVRSTEVPPQMFRAGIGVVVEGTYDASQVFSSNRLMVNHSNEYRPPKPGEEPRKWQETVEGSTTASAATGAQ from the coding sequence ATGACGCCCCTTGTCCGTAACCGACTCATCGCCGTGGCGGCCCTGCTGGTAGCAGGCGCCGGATTGGCCTTTGTGGCCTTCGGCAACATTGGCGAGAACCTCGTCTACTACTGGAGCCCCGCCGAAATGGTGAGCCAGGGCGAGCGCGCCTATGGCCCCACCATCCGCCTGGGCGGCGTGGTGAAACCCGGCAGCATCGAGTGGAACGAGGCGCACACCACGTTGCAGTTCCGCGTGGCGAGCGACCACACCCCGGAGTCCGTCAGCGTGCTGGTGCGCTCCACCGAGGTGCCGCCGCAGATGTTCCGCGCGGGCATCGGCGTGGTGGTGGAGGGCACCTATGACGCCTCCCAGGTGTTCAGCTCCAACCGGCTGATGGTGAACCACTCCAACGAATACCGCCCGCCCAAGCCGGGTGAAGAGCCCCGCAAGTGGCAGGAGACCGTCGAGGGCTCCACCACCGCGTCGGCGGCCACGGGGGCGCAGTGA
- a CDS encoding heme exporter protein CcmB — protein MTRPGPIGLLRATGVLLGKDLLIEWRTRARLNALIFFALATLLLFSFALGPDTKLLERNAGGYLWLAILFASTLALGESFRVEQENACLDGLRLAPADARAIFLSKALGNTLLLVVLGGVLIPAMVALYGVKVVLGAGPLLGTLVLGCMALAAPGTVYAAISSNARARDVLLPLLLFPLIVPALLASAKAMMLVLQGDPMNQLNSWFGLLTGFNLIYWGLGFALFPRVIED, from the coding sequence GTGACGCGCCCCGGCCCCATTGGCCTGCTGAGGGCCACCGGCGTCCTGCTGGGCAAGGACCTGCTCATCGAGTGGCGCACCCGGGCGCGCCTCAACGCCCTCATCTTCTTCGCGCTGGCCACCCTGCTGCTCTTCTCGTTCGCGCTGGGGCCGGACACCAAGCTGCTGGAGCGCAACGCGGGCGGCTACCTGTGGCTGGCCATCCTCTTCGCCAGCACCCTGGCCCTGGGCGAGTCCTTCCGGGTGGAGCAGGAAAACGCCTGCCTGGACGGGCTGCGGCTGGCCCCGGCGGATGCCCGGGCCATCTTCCTGTCCAAGGCGCTGGGCAACACCCTGCTCCTGGTGGTGCTCGGCGGGGTGCTCATCCCCGCCATGGTGGCGCTCTACGGCGTCAAGGTGGTGCTGGGGGCGGGGCCCCTGCTGGGGACCCTGGTGCTCGGGTGCATGGCGCTTGCCGCCCCGGGGACCGTGTATGCGGCCATCTCTAGCAATGCCCGGGCCAGGGACGTGCTGCTGCCTCTGCTATTGTTCCCGCTCATCGTCCCGGCCCTGCTGGCCTCGGCCAAGGCGATGATGCTGGTGCTCCAGGGAGATCCAATGAATCAGCTCAACTCATGGTTCGGCCTGCTCACCGGATTCAATCTGATCTATTGGGGACTAGGGTTCGCCCTGTTTCCGCGGGTCATCGAGGACTGA